Proteins found in one Campylobacter lari genomic segment:
- a CDS encoding two-partner secretion domain-containing protein: MLFSSSFALPSGGKFTHGTSGSINKPNDKTMNIIGNGKNSIIQWGGGFNIGKGESVNFGGKSQNYLNIAHGTSKSTIEGLLNANGKNVFLINPNGVIITKTGTINANRFVASTSSMDSRSMQEFADGKLAYNTFSPVFKPHKAGNVVNMGNINANDVLLIGNKVSIDGGHINGKHNDGVSDEALKNPSGNTANKIHLVGNEVNILVDGIKSDSIIASAYVKGSLQQSTTSYYNYDNNIGKLNFITQEYDNIDKTNLGNKKLVTKDKFEKHATIGSDIDWWHFAKGWNENKNNMRVFFDTYKLVDDIDFGANCKNGVCSGQNYANYCIDGLGCTSMIVGRIYDSPFTKTFDGQGYTLSNINIDTTVGEIKDKPLYVGIFGLAKGASFSNINIDYMNGGINASSSYVGGFIGIIDSGIYSSITINNIKEINNNDKSYTTSVGGFAGWINEGTFCNISINKINKIYNTGEESFTGGFAGWINYSNPYFEQIIINNIDSIKSESDSINVPTTSSGGFAGWIGGGKYNSIAVMGVDEIIAISTYNGISGGFAGWIGGGKYNNIAVMGVDEIIAHRFDSLKNYGSTLSAGGFAGDISGANSDFSSITLNNIENITANSKSTWGEVNSGGFAGSIYSGKFNKISLNHIQNIKSSYTPENEYEWSAKQVNAGGFTGRIYQGNLENISIYDVKNIHAINNAQYSGSDIESSGSHAGGFIGYIGLNLYNHDSKFNNIYMYFTPNSIIKSESKLNENYAGKFAGRISVSNNNTNPDISKIRIYHHKKDLTNATADQKYWGNEIQLHPYDDNNQGYIDFKTATLAALNGLKEIDCGAGRKCLVFTNDFKIEDIINEQATLDTDDIISKNDLEEQIIADLKDKFYIVNINILDELLKAYSKIDKNNPTSKAEFLANYLLSKDKYPDDKERLDIAHSMIQSLDFLLAYQDNGLSEASDDKFANKDTKDTNIEVTSKVVEVYNQTNANKDQVNHFIQTTLNNKVNSINEANKNFSEKNYYEEINTLALAYNKYVELINKGLANKNDQAFKDISNKLFALIAQAQGETKTIEELINSFESLKTQASEKSNGHFIVEGDLQALNIPYPILASIKDNNNGSGEIDKPEKPIDPIEPPIDNKPDFSLSFEQSSTFNSIGNDSLDDEEEQEEIEEASMNQKGKTCIVSDNYRTMNPCVVGSF; this comes from the coding sequence TTGCTCTTTTCATCTTCTTTTGCTTTACCTAGTGGAGGTAAATTTACTCATGGCACTAGTGGGAGTATAAACAAACCAAATGATAAAACTATGAATATCATAGGTAATGGAAAAAACTCTATCATACAATGGGGTGGTGGTTTTAATATAGGTAAGGGTGAAAGTGTAAATTTTGGAGGTAAAAGCCAAAACTACCTAAACATTGCTCATGGAACAAGTAAATCTACTATAGAAGGGTTATTAAATGCAAATGGCAAAAATGTCTTTTTAATTAATCCTAATGGAGTAATCATTACTAAAACAGGAACTATCAATGCTAATCGCTTTGTGGCTTCGACTTCGTCGATGGATAGTAGAAGTATGCAAGAGTTTGCAGATGGAAAACTTGCTTATAATACTTTTTCCCCTGTGTTTAAACCACATAAAGCAGGTAATGTAGTAAATATGGGTAATATTAATGCTAATGATGTATTACTTATAGGAAATAAGGTAAGTATAGATGGTGGCCATATCAATGGCAAACATAATGATGGTGTTAGTGATGAAGCTTTAAAAAATCCAAGTGGTAATACAGCTAATAAAATTCATTTGGTGGGGAATGAAGTCAATATATTAGTAGATGGAATTAAATCAGATTCTATTATAGCTAGTGCTTATGTAAAAGGATCACTACAGCAATCTACTACATCTTATTATAACTATGACAATAATATAGGCAAACTTAACTTTATTACTCAAGAATATGACAACATAGATAAAACAAATTTAGGTAATAAAAAATTAGTAACTAAAGATAAATTTGAAAAACACGCAACTATAGGTTCTGATATAGATTGGTGGCATTTTGCTAAAGGGTGGAATGAAAATAAAAATAATATGAGGGTTTTTTTCGATACCTATAAACTAGTAGATGATATAGATTTTGGGGCTAATTGTAAAAATGGAGTATGCAGTGGTCAAAACTATGCAAATTATTGCATAGATGGACTTGGTTGCACTAGTATGATAGTTGGTAGAATTTATGATAGTCCATTTACCAAAACATTTGATGGACAAGGGTATACTTTAAGTAATATTAATATAGATACAACTGTAGGTGAAATTAAAGACAAGCCTCTATATGTAGGTATATTTGGTCTTGCTAAAGGAGCAAGCTTTAGTAATATTAATATTGATTATATGAATGGTGGAATAAATGCAAGTAGTAGTTATGTAGGTGGGTTTATTGGCATTATAGATAGTGGTATTTATAGTTCTATAACTATAAACAACATAAAAGAAATTAATAATAATGATAAATCATACACTACTTCTGTAGGTGGGTTTGCTGGATGGATTAATGAAGGAACATTTTGCAATATTAGTATAAATAAAATCAATAAAATATATAATACAGGAGAAGAGTCTTTTACAGGTGGGTTTGCTGGATGGATAAATTATAGTAATCCTTATTTTGAACAAATAATTATAAACAATATAGACTCAATAAAATCTGAAAGTGATAGTATTAATGTACCTACTACTTCATCTGGTGGGTTTGCTGGATGGATTGGTGGTGGTAAATATAATAGTATAGCAGTTATGGGTGTAGATGAAATTATAGCAATAAGTACGTATAATGGTATTTCTGGTGGGTTTGCTGGATGGATTGGTGGTGGTAAATATAATAATATAGCAGTTATGGGTGTAGATGAAATTATAGCACATCGTTTTGATTCACTGAAGAATTATGGAAGTACATTATCGGCAGGTGGGTTTGCTGGAGATATATCTGGCGCAAATTCTGATTTTTCATCTATAACACTAAATAATATAGAAAACATTACAGCAAATAGTAAATCTACATGGGGGGAAGTTAATTCTGGTGGGTTTGCTGGAAGTATTTATAGTGGAAAATTTAACAAGATATCTTTAAATCATATTCAAAATATTAAAAGCTCATATACTCCAGAAAATGAATATGAATGGTCTGCAAAACAAGTAAATGCTGGAGGTTTTACTGGGCGGATTTATCAAGGAAATCTTGAGAATATATCTATATACGATGTAAAAAATATTCACGCTATTAATAATGCTCAATATTCTGGAAGTGACATTGAAAGTAGTGGTTCTCATGCGGGTGGATTTATCGGTTATATTGGTCTTAATCTTTATAATCATGATTCTAAATTTAATAATATTTATATGTATTTTACTCCTAACTCTATTATTAAATCAGAAAGTAAGCTTAATGAAAACTATGCTGGTAAATTTGCAGGTCGAATTAGTGTGAGTAATAATAATACAAACCCAGATATTTCTAAGATTCGCATTTATCATCACAAAAAAGACTTAACTAATGCAACAGCTGATCAAAAATATTGGGGCAATGAAATCCAACTCCATCCTTATGATGATAATAATCAAGGTTATATAGATTTTAAAACAGCGACTTTGGCAGCTTTAAATGGCCTAAAGGAAATAGATTGCGGTGCTGGTAGGAAATGTTTAGTTTTTACAAATGATTTTAAAATAGAAGATATTATCAATGAACAAGCCACTTTAGATACGGATGATATTATAAGCAAAAATGATTTAGAAGAACAAATCATAGCTGATTTAAAAGATAAATTCTATATAGTGAATATAAATATCTTAGATGAGTTATTAAAAGCTTATAGCAAGATTGATAAAAACAATCCTACTTCTAAAGCAGAGTTTTTAGCTAATTATCTTTTAAGTAAAGATAAATATCCAGATGATAAAGAAAGACTTGATATAGCTCATTCTATGATTCAAAGCTTAGACTTTTTACTAGCTTATCAAGATAATGGCTTAAGTGAAGCTAGTGATGATAAATTTGCAAACAAAGATACTAAAGACACTAACATTGAAGTCACAAGTAAAGTTGTTGAAGTTTATAATCAAACTAATGCTAATAAAGACCAAGTAAATCACTTTATCCAAACTACTTTGAACAACAAGGTAAATTCAATCAACGAGGCTAATAAGAATTTTAGTGAGAAAAACTACTATGAAGAAATCAATACATTAGCCTTAGCTTATAATAAATATGTAGAATTAATCAATAAAGGTTTAGCAAATAAAAATGATCAAGCTTTTAAAGATATTAGCAATAAATTATTTGCTTTAATAGCTCAAGCACAAGGTGAAACCAAAACTATAGAAGAATTAATTAATAGCTTTGAAAGTTTAAAAACACAAGCAAGTGAAAAATCTAACGGACATTTTATTGTTGAAGGAGATTTGCAAGCTTTAAATATACCTTATCCTATATTAGCTTCTATCAAAGATAATAACAATGGTAGTGGTGAAATAGATAAGCCAGAAAAACCTATTGATCCAATTGAGCCACCAATAGATAATAAACCAGATTTTTCTTTAAGTTTTGAACAAAGTTCTACTTTTAACTCTATAGGTAATGATAGTTTAGATGATGAGGAAGAACAAGAAGAAATAGAAGAAGCTTCTATGAATCAAAAAGGTAAAACCTGTATAGTAAGCGATAATTATAGAACTATGAATCCTTGTGTGGTTGGAAGTTTTTAA
- a CDS encoding DHH family phosphoesterase, protein MKIYHLSHTDLDGYACQYVLDFYFKNCYFYNSNYGKEINENFNVIFKNIEEDLKQNPNDEFVILITDLNLTLSQCEDFQKAIEGKKIKLLLLDHHQSGLECMQKYPWYFLDDKRCATKIVYDFFSKCYGEDKALSEFVDVVNAVDIWLSEDENFELGKVLLGMVSGAKEINRVMFAQENIKYLFYLFDVCRKYIHQKNAHINLDDDLHGLKKSFFKKENDDTLSNLISKFVVEKLSVNKEKFSVFYKGSKGLLTSNIGNTSVIGNDFLMQNPDFDFFVDLSSRKTLSFRANNKIDVSLMAKNLVNGGGHKNASGGLFTTYKDSSNYDFIKAQFVDLIKSKELKENNENKS, encoded by the coding sequence ATGAAAATTTATCATCTTTCACATACGGATTTAGATGGCTATGCTTGTCAGTATGTGCTAGATTTTTATTTTAAAAATTGTTATTTTTATAATTCTAATTATGGTAAAGAGATTAATGAAAATTTTAATGTAATTTTTAAAAATATAGAGGAAGATTTAAAGCAAAATCCTAATGATGAGTTTGTGATTTTAATCACAGATTTAAATTTAACATTAAGTCAATGTGAAGATTTTCAAAAAGCCATAGAAGGCAAAAAAATTAAACTTTTACTTTTAGATCATCATCAAAGTGGATTAGAGTGTATGCAAAAATATCCTTGGTATTTTTTAGATGACAAAAGATGTGCCACTAAGATTGTTTATGATTTTTTTAGTAAATGTTACGGTGAAGATAAGGCTTTATCGGAATTTGTAGATGTAGTAAATGCAGTAGATATTTGGTTGAGTGAAGATGAGAATTTTGAACTTGGAAAAGTATTACTTGGTATGGTTTCTGGTGCAAAAGAAATCAATAGAGTAATGTTTGCACAAGAAAATATCAAATATCTTTTTTATCTTTTTGATGTTTGTAGAAAATATATTCATCAAAAAAATGCTCATATTAATCTAGATGATGATTTGCATGGCTTAAAAAAATCTTTTTTTAAAAAAGAAAATGATGACACCTTAAGCAATTTAATTTCTAAATTCGTAGTAGAAAAACTAAGTGTAAATAAAGAAAAATTTAGTGTATTTTATAAAGGAAGTAAAGGTTTATTAACTTCAAATATAGGCAATACTTCTGTAATTGGAAATGATTTTTTAATGCAAAATCCTGATTTTGATTTTTTTGTTGATCTTAGTTCAAGAAAAACCTTAAGTTTTAGAGCAAATAATAAAATTGATGTGAGTTTGATGGCTAAAAACTTGGTCAATGGGGGAGGGCATAAAAATGCTAGTGGTGGATTATTTACTACATACAAAGATAGCTCTAATTATGATTTCATAAAAGCACAATTTGTTGATTTAATTAAAAGCAAAGAATTAAAGGAAAATAATGAAAACAAATCATGA
- a CDS encoding Rrf2 family transcriptional regulator encodes MLFTKASEYALLSLIYIAKSQEPQDVDTMSSVLDIPKSFLAKILQALAKDTLLKSYKGAKGGFMLVKKPSEYTLKEIINSVEKKSINVFECSNGICPSQKEDNCKIMPVLVKLQNKIDDFLVSITLEDIIQNNG; translated from the coding sequence ATGTTATTTACCAAAGCTAGCGAATATGCTTTATTGTCTTTAATTTATATAGCAAAATCTCAAGAACCACAAGATGTAGATACTATGTCAAGTGTTTTGGATATTCCTAAAAGTTTTTTAGCGAAAATTTTACAAGCTCTTGCTAAAGACACACTTTTGAAATCCTATAAGGGTGCTAAAGGTGGATTTATGCTTGTTAAAAAGCCAAGTGAATACACTTTAAAAGAAATTATTAATAGCGTAGAGAAAAAATCCATTAATGTTTTTGAATGTAGCAATGGAATTTGTCCTTCTCAAAAAGAAGATAATTGCAAAATTATGCCTGTTTTAGTGAAACTTCAAAATAAAATAGATGATTTTTTAGTTTCTATTACTTTAGAGGATATTATTCAAAATAATGGCTAA
- the rpsO gene encoding 30S ribosomal protein S15 — MALDSAKKAEIVAKFARKEGDTGSPEVQIALLSARISDLTEHLKIYKKDFSSRLGLLKLVGQRKRLLSYLKRKDYQAYSKLISELNLRDK, encoded by the coding sequence ATGGCTTTAGATTCGGCTAAAAAAGCAGAAATAGTTGCAAAATTTGCTAGAAAAGAAGGAGATACAGGCTCTCCAGAAGTTCAAATCGCACTTTTAAGTGCAAGAATTTCAGATTTAACAGAACACTTAAAAATCTACAAAAAAGATTTTTCTTCTCGTTTAGGTCTTTTAAAGCTTGTTGGTCAAAGAAAAAGACTTTTATCTTATCTAAAAAGAAAAGATTATCAAGCTTATTCTAAATTAATCAGCGAATTAAACTTAAGAGATAAATAA
- a CDS encoding HrcA family transcriptional regulator, producing the protein MKSYSKKDLILKTIIETYLEGNNPVGSNELNHKVSIPASTIRVYFKKLSDEGVLTQLHISSGRIPTFSAMKAYWYEQLCENEIVINDLALLEFLLDKFEIYTLVYGGDELILQDIAKVNDKFIILDFGQNELVLRFSQDSLIFLQRLVGLDLKSIENLAFKVEFKELLKKITMLKEAMVYYRYNESKAYQIYQNDEFAKLLSPQIGFYFNDKLQFDPLFEEGFMGLKLKSTFLGKESNVVFAGSVYSDFKTMLNIIKEAA; encoded by the coding sequence GTGAAGTCTTATAGTAAAAAAGATTTAATTTTAAAAACCATCATTGAGACCTATCTAGAGGGTAATAATCCTGTGGGTTCTAATGAGTTAAATCATAAAGTTAGCATACCTGCTTCTACTATAAGAGTTTATTTTAAAAAATTAAGTGATGAAGGTGTATTAACACAACTTCATATTAGCAGTGGTCGCATACCAACTTTTAGTGCTATGAAGGCTTATTGGTATGAGCAACTTTGCGAAAATGAGATTGTGATTAATGATCTTGCCTTGTTAGAGTTTTTGCTTGATAAGTTTGAAATTTATACCTTAGTTTATGGTGGCGATGAGCTTATTTTGCAAGATATTGCCAAGGTTAATGATAAATTTATCATACTTGATTTTGGACAAAATGAGTTGGTTTTAAGATTTAGTCAAGATAGTTTGATTTTTTTACAAAGACTTGTAGGACTTGATCTAAAAAGTATTGAAAATTTGGCTTTTAAGGTTGAGTTTAAAGAGTTGTTAAAGAAAATAACTATGTTAAAAGAAGCTATGGTTTATTATAGATATAATGAGAGTAAAGCTTATCAAATTTATCAAAATGATGAATTTGCTAAGCTTTTATCTCCCCAAATTGGATTTTATTTTAACGATAAATTGCAATTTGATCCTTTATTTGAAGAGGGTTTTATGGGGTTAAAGCTTAAGAGTACATTTTTAGGTAAAGAATCTAATGTGGTTTTTGCCGGTAGTGTGTATTCTGATTTTAAAACAATGTTAAATATTATAAAGGAGGCTGCGTGA
- the flhA gene encoding flagellar biosynthesis protein FlhA, with product MAKRDIFSLVLPWVAPLVAPILKAKSLTIVAVIIAILAIIIVPLPSMVLDFFLALSIAISVLIILISLYIPKPTDLTTFPTLILIITLFRLSLNIATTRMILSEGHQGPTAVSDIVASFGEFVVGGNYVIGMVVFCILVLINFMVVTKGSTRVSEVQARFTLDAMPGKQMAIDADLNAGLIDEKTARARRQEIIAEANFYGAMDGSSKFIKGDAVAGIIITIVNLIGGFMIGYFQHDMELGECASTYTILTIGDGLVSQIPGLITSTATAIIITRASKDEDNFAEGSINQLLGEYKTLLIVGFVLFIFALVPGLPHFSLGFMALVFLGLGYMIKQVQEGKIQINTISAKKSQEADEQEQTKPQKRSEEEILKEEENKITDILKLEILELELGYGLIKLAESELTERIRSTRRNIAQSLGFLMPKIRIRDNLQLKPNEYTFKLKGVGIASAEIYPDKYLAMDSGFITEPIEGIATKEPAFNSDALWIESSLKDEATLNGYIVIDPASVISTHMSELIKANASELLTKQEVQNLLDKIKNDYPIVVDDCLRVASIGLIQKVLKALLKEHIPIKDMLTILESISDIAEVSKSLDMIIEHVRASLARAITNLYVDEKGQISFYIFDAAAAAKLMEHVQFKDGSYHLMINVAQTGALVEALKAELASVANTRIKPFLLCVEPQLRKFIADICSNFGINITVLSFAEIAENTKFETEGIIKVDNL from the coding sequence ATGGCTAAAAGAGATATTTTTAGCTTGGTATTGCCTTGGGTTGCTCCGCTTGTTGCACCTATTTTAAAGGCAAAAAGTTTAACCATAGTAGCTGTAATAATTGCTATTTTAGCAATTATTATAGTACCTTTGCCGAGTATGGTTTTAGACTTTTTTCTTGCTTTAAGTATTGCGATTTCGGTTTTAATTATTTTAATTTCTTTATATATTCCAAAGCCTACGGATTTAACGACTTTTCCAACGCTGATTTTGATTATCACACTTTTTAGACTTTCACTTAATATTGCTACAACACGTATGATTTTGAGTGAGGGTCATCAAGGTCCAACTGCTGTTAGTGATATAGTGGCAAGTTTTGGAGAATTTGTTGTTGGTGGTAATTATGTTATAGGTATGGTTGTTTTTTGTATTTTGGTTTTGATTAATTTTATGGTTGTAACCAAAGGTAGTACAAGGGTTTCTGAGGTTCAAGCAAGATTTACCCTTGATGCAATGCCAGGTAAGCAAATGGCTATTGATGCGGATTTAAATGCAGGTTTGATTGATGAAAAAACTGCACGCGCAAGACGCCAAGAAATCATAGCTGAAGCAAATTTTTATGGAGCGATGGATGGTTCTTCTAAATTTATAAAAGGGGATGCTGTTGCTGGGATTATTATCACCATTGTAAATTTAATTGGTGGATTTATGATAGGTTATTTTCAGCATGATATGGAGCTTGGAGAATGTGCTTCAACTTATACTATATTAACAATAGGTGATGGACTTGTTTCTCAAATTCCTGGACTTATCACTTCAACAGCAACTGCAATTATTATTACGCGTGCTAGTAAAGATGAGGATAATTTTGCTGAAGGTTCTATTAATCAGCTTTTGGGAGAATACAAAACACTATTAATTGTAGGCTTTGTTTTATTTATTTTTGCTTTAGTACCTGGTTTACCGCATTTTTCTTTGGGCTTTATGGCTTTAGTGTTTTTAGGACTTGGTTATATGATAAAGCAAGTGCAAGAAGGTAAAATTCAAATCAATACAATTTCGGCTAAAAAATCCCAAGAAGCTGATGAGCAAGAGCAAACTAAGCCTCAAAAACGCAGCGAGGAAGAAATTTTAAAAGAAGAAGAAAACAAAATCACAGATATTTTAAAATTAGAAATTTTAGAACTAGAATTAGGCTATGGACTTATTAAATTAGCAGAAAGTGAATTAACAGAGCGTATTAGATCAACAAGACGCAATATAGCTCAAAGTTTAGGCTTTTTAATGCCAAAAATTAGAATTAGAGATAATTTACAATTAAAACCAAATGAATATACTTTTAAACTCAAAGGTGTAGGTATAGCTAGTGCTGAAATTTATCCAGATAAATATCTAGCTATGGATAGTGGATTTATCACTGAACCTATCGAGGGTATAGCTACTAAAGAACCTGCCTTTAATTCTGATGCTTTATGGATAGAATCATCTTTGAAAGATGAGGCAACACTAAATGGTTATATTGTAATTGATCCAGCAAGTGTGATTTCAACCCATATGAGTGAGCTTATAAAAGCTAATGCTTCAGAGCTTTTAACTAAACAAGAGGTACAAAATTTATTGGATAAAATCAAAAATGATTATCCTATTGTAGTAGATGATTGTTTAAGAGTTGCTAGTATAGGTTTGATTCAAAAAGTTTTAAAAGCTTTACTTAAAGAGCATATTCCTATTAAAGATATGCTTACGATTTTAGAATCAATTAGCGATATAGCTGAAGTAAGTAAGAGTTTGGATATGATTATTGAGCATGTAAGAGCTTCTTTAGCAAGAGCAATTACAAATTTATATGTGGATGAAAAAGGACAAATTAGTTTTTATATTTTTGATGCTGCTGCGGCTGCAAAATTAATGGAGCATGTGCAGTTTAAAGATGGTTCGTATCATTTAATGATAAATGTAGCTCAAACTGGCGCTTTAGTAGAAGCTTTAAAAGCTGAACTTGCAAGTGTGGCAAATACGAGAATTAAACCTTTCTTGCTTTGTGTTGAGCCGCAACTTAGAAAATTCATTGCTGATATTTGTTCTAATTTTGGTATCAATATTACGGTCTTAAGTTTTGCTGAGATTGCAGAAAATACCAAATTTGAAACAGAAGGTATCATAAAAGTTGATAATTTATAA
- the grpE gene encoding nucleotide exchange factor GrpE, giving the protein MSEEKQNEQIQEEAVENSESQNNELEKLQAEYNELKDTYLRANAEFENIKKRMEKEKISATIYANESFAKDLLDVVDALEAAINVEANDELSLKIKEGVQNTLDLLLKKLEKHMVKVIETNGEFDPNLHEAMFHVESADHESNHIVQLLQKGYMMNDRVIRSAKVSVAK; this is encoded by the coding sequence GTGAGCGAAGAAAAGCAAAATGAGCAAATACAAGAAGAAGCAGTGGAAAATTCAGAAAGTCAAAACAATGAATTAGAAAAACTTCAAGCAGAGTATAATGAGTTAAAAGATACTTATTTAAGAGCAAATGCTGAATTTGAAAATATCAAAAAAAGAATGGAAAAAGAAAAAATTTCAGCAACAATTTATGCAAATGAAAGTTTTGCTAAAGATTTGCTTGATGTAGTTGATGCGTTGGAGGCGGCTATTAATGTAGAAGCTAATGATGAGTTAAGTTTAAAAATCAAAGAAGGGGTTCAAAACACTTTAGACTTGCTTTTGAAAAAACTTGAAAAACATATGGTTAAAGTTATAGAAACAAATGGTGAGTTTGATCCAAATTTGCATGAAGCAATGTTTCATGTTGAAAGTGCTGATCATGAAAGCAATCATATCGTCCAACTTTTACAAAAGGGCTATATGATGAATGATAGGGTAATTAGATCAGCAAAAGTTAGTGTTGCAAAATAA
- the dnaK gene encoding molecular chaperone DnaK has product MAKVIGIDLGTTNSCVSVYERGESKVIPNKEGKNTTPSVVAFTDKGEVLVGDSAKRQAVTNPEKTIYSIKRIMGLMINEEAAKEAKNRLPYHITERNGACAIEIAGKIYTPQEISAKVLMKLKEDAEAFLGEKVEDAVITVPAYFNDAQRKATKEAGQIAGLNVLRIINEPTAAALAYGLDKKESEKIVVYDLGGGTFDVTVLETGDNVVEVLATGGNAFLGGDDFDNKLIDFLANEFKDETGIDLKNDVMALQRLKEAAENAKKELSSANETNINLPFITADASGPKHLTKTLTRAKFESMIDGLVAETISKINEVVKDAGLDKSEVKEIVMVGGSTRVPLVQEEVKKAFGKELNKSVNPDEVVAIGAAIQGAVIKGDVKDVLLLDVTPLSLGIETLGGVMTKIIEKGTTIPTKKEQVFSTAEDNQSAVTINVLQGEREFSRDNKSLGNFNLEGIPPAPRGMPQIEVTFDIDANGILTVSAKDKATGKAQEIKITGSSGLSEEEINNMVKDAELHKEEDRKRKEAVEARNAADSLVHQVEKSLSELGDKVGDDDKANIQKALDELKETLKNANASKEEIEGKMKALSEVSHKLAENMYKKEEPNAQKKKDDDVIDAEVE; this is encoded by the coding sequence ATGGCAAAAGTTATAGGTATAGATTTAGGTACAACAAATTCTTGTGTGAGCGTGTATGAAAGAGGTGAGAGTAAAGTTATCCCAAATAAAGAAGGTAAAAATACTACTCCTTCGGTAGTTGCTTTTACAGATAAAGGTGAAGTTTTAGTTGGAGATAGCGCTAAGCGTCAAGCTGTGACTAATCCTGAAAAAACTATTTATTCTATAAAAAGAATTATGGGTTTGATGATCAATGAAGAAGCAGCAAAAGAAGCTAAAAATCGCTTACCTTATCATATCACAGAAAGAAATGGAGCTTGTGCGATTGAAATAGCAGGTAAAATTTATACTCCACAAGAAATTTCAGCAAAAGTTTTAATGAAATTAAAAGAAGATGCAGAGGCTTTCTTGGGTGAAAAAGTAGAAGATGCGGTTATTACTGTTCCTGCGTATTTTAATGATGCACAAAGAAAAGCTACAAAAGAAGCAGGGCAAATTGCAGGATTGAATGTATTAAGAATTATTAACGAACCAACTGCAGCAGCTTTGGCTTATGGACTTGATAAAAAAGAAAGTGAAAAAATTGTAGTTTATGATTTAGGTGGTGGTACATTTGATGTTACCGTGCTTGAAACAGGTGATAATGTTGTAGAAGTTTTAGCAACTGGTGGTAATGCATTTTTAGGTGGTGATGATTTTGATAATAAATTAATCGACTTTTTAGCAAATGAGTTTAAAGATGAAACAGGTATTGATCTTAAAAACGATGTAATGGCTTTACAAAGATTAAAAGAAGCAGCTGAAAATGCCAAAAAAGAATTAAGTTCAGCGAATGAAACTAATATCAACTTACCATTTATTACAGCTGATGCAAGTGGTCCAAAACACTTAACTAAAACTCTAACAAGAGCTAAATTTGAAAGTATGATTGATGGTTTGGTCGCTGAAACTATTAGTAAGATTAACGAAGTAGTAAAAGATGCAGGACTTGACAAAAGCGAAGTAAAAGAAATTGTTATGGTAGGTGGTTCTACTCGTGTTCCACTAGTACAAGAAGAAGTTAAAAAAGCCTTTGGAAAAGAGCTTAATAAATCAGTAAATCCTGATGAAGTTGTTGCAATAGGTGCGGCAATTCAAGGTGCGGTTATTAAAGGTGATGTTAAAGATGTATTATTGCTTGATGTTACTCCACTTTCTTTGGGTATTGAAACCTTAGGTGGGGTGATGACTAAAATCATCGAAAAAGGTACAACTATACCAACTAAAAAAGAGCAAGTTTTCTCAACTGCTGAAGATAATCAAAGCGCAGTTACTATCAATGTTTTACAAGGTGAGAGAGAATTTAGCCGTGATAATAAATCTTTAGGAAATTTCAATCTTGAAGGAATTCCACCAGCACCTCGCGGTATGCCACAAATTGAAGTAACTTTTGATATTGATGCAAATGGTATTTTAACAGTTAGTGCAAAAGATAAAGCTACAGGTAAAGCTCAAGAGATTAAAATCACAGGTTCAAGCGGACTAAGTGAAGAAGAAATCAACAACATGGTAAAAGATGCAGAGCTTCACAAAGAAGAAGATAGAAAACGCAAAGAAGCAGTAGAAGCTAGAAATGCTGCTGATAGCTTAGTACATCAAGTAGAAAAATCCTTAAGTGAGCTTGGAGATAAAGTAGGTGATGATGATAAAGCAAATATTCAAAAAGCTTTAGATGAGTTAAAAGAGACATTGAAAAATGCTAATGCTTCTAAAGAAGAAATCGAAGGCAAAATGAAAGCTTTAAGTGAAGTTTCTCATAAATTAGCAGAAAATATGTATAAAAAAGAAGAACCAAACGCTCAAAAGAAAAAAGACGATGATGTAATCGATGCTGAAGTTGAGTAA